DNA from Gammaproteobacteria bacterium:
ACAAAGGTCTCGCGATCCTTGATGATGAAGATCCGGGTGATGGGTAATCGTACTGTTTCCAAAACCAGATCGATAGGAATACCAATAAGCCGACCATCCAACAATGCAGCCATCACCTGAGTAACGGCCATGGATAACGGGAGGACCAATTGAATAGTCGTTCCCTGGCCAAATCGGCTGGCCAGTTTTACCGACCCACCCAAATGTTCCACCGAGGCACGCACAACATCCATCCCTACGCCACGTCCAGAAACATCGGAGAGTGTTTCAGCGGTAGACAATCCTGGGGCGAAGATGAGTTGCACCGCTTCCTCCTCACTCATCGTGGCAGCCTTTTCTTCGTCGACCAGACCACGTTCACGAGCCTTACGCAAAACAGCAGCGGCATCAACGCCTCGCCCATCGTCGCTAATCTCGATCACCACATTTTCATTCTCTTGGTGAGCCGCGACGCGGATCGTACCCTCCTCCGGTTTGCCAATAACCACCCGATCCTCGGGTGGTTCGATACCATGATCCAGGCTATTGCGCAAGATGTGGATTAACGGATCCGCCAGCGCCTCGATAACGTTCTTGTCGGCCTCGGTATCCTCGCCCTCGATAACCAACTTAATCTTTTTACCGAGTTTACGTGACAAGTCACGCACCAGACGAGGAAATCGCTGGAAAATATTGGCGACTGGCATCATCCGTACCTGCATAATGCTGCCTTGAAGGCCTTGAGCAATTCGGTGAATAACTGCGTATTGCTCCTTAATTTCGCGTGCCAGGTCGCGCACTCCAAAAATCCGTTCGGCCCGTTGGGCAAGATAGGGCAAGCTATTCTTGGCTACGATCAATTCTCCGATCAGGTCCATCAACTGATCGATTTTTTGTTGATCGACCTTGAGAATTTTGGTAACGGATTTATCGCGTTCTGTGGTTGCCTCCTCGGGACGAACATCTTCCTTGACCTCGATCACCGTGGCCGATTCCGGCGCCAAACGGGTCAATAAGGCGCCCAGGGCGTCGGTAGCACGGGTCTCGAGAACGGTTTCGCAGGCCTCATCAACGGCATTGAATTCGTTGCAGCGGTCAACAAAACGCAGAGCATTTTCTAACACTTGACGTACCGAACCGATTCGGCCTACCCATAATTCTGGCTCCACGGGCAGTGCAAGAATGCGTGCCTGCTGACGTACTACCTCTACGAAAACAGCTTGTTCGGCGGGAGTTACTATGCGTTGCAAAGCAGTTACAGCAACTACTGGTGTCGTGGGGGCTGATTCTTCACTCTCCGTCATTGTTGACTCGCCTGACGCACGCCAAGTTGACCAATCCGGTCCTCGACGTTCAGGAATTGCGGTCAACAAAAGGCGTAATGCGCTTTCATCGGGTTGGGGGACATCCAGTAATCGCTTAAACCAACGTAATGCGGAGGCTGCCCATAGATCTGGATTGGTGATTTCCAAAAGCGTACTGGTTATTCGCCTAAGCCCCTGCCAATCTTGGCGTTCTAAATGGGCGATGGCGTCGCCCACGAAATCGTCATAGACCGGACCACCATTAGGCCCACCAGCAGGCACCACAAGTACAACCGGGGATGCAGCAGCCACTGTTACCTGGTCAGGTACATAGCGAAAGCGCTCTTCCACTGCGGATCGGGGTCCCGAGGATACCCCTGAGAAACGCAATATACAGCGATAGGCATCAAGTTCGGCCAACGGAGCCCAAGGTTCTGTGGCCCTTACCCGAAATGATACAAGACCCGGTACCTGGCGTACCAAGAAAAATGGATCATCGCCCGCAAAAAAGCATTGTTGATCAGGGGTGTAATCAAATAGAATTACCGGGTCGCCGCAGGCCTGCAAACGATCGAATAGCTCAAAACGTTCCGACTCAGGTAAAGATCCAATCCAGGACAGATCCACCTTAATTGCGGCACTCTCTGCGGTCATTGCAACAGCTTGCGCACCTGGGAGAAAGGCACGTAGCCGATTCGATAAATCGCGCGCCGCCGGTTCACTCTCGGGGGATAATTGCTCATGGCGTTCAATATCATCAATCCATCGGGAGACATGATCGAAGGCGTCCAGCAGCAGATCCATCATCTCTGGCATGAAAACTACATCATGGGCGCGGAGGGCGTCAAGTAAATCCTCGGAGGCATGAACCAGACGCGTAATCGCCGGAAATTCAAATAGCCCCGAGGACCCCTTGATGGTGTGAGCAGCACGAAAGACTTCATTGATGCGGGCAATATCATCTGGATTCTGCTCAATGGCCAACAACCCTTGGCCAGTATTCTCCAACTGGTCGCGCGTCTCAGCGATAAATTGCGCCAGCAGAGGCGTCATGCGCCGCTCTCCCCCGTCAAGAGACGGGCATAAAGTACCAAATCAGCGGGCTTGACCGGTTTAACCAGATAGTAATTGGCCCCAACGCTGTAAGCAGCATTGGCGTCTTTCTCATCCGCCTCGGTGCTGATCATGATCGCTGGAATTTTGCATAAAGTAGGTTCACAACGGACCGCACGCAGCAAGGCATAGCCGTCCATCACCGGCATATTAACATCCACGATGAGCAGGTCGAAACTCTCTGTAAAGGCTTTTTCCAACCCTTCCACACCATTGGACGCCTCCGCTACAGAAAAACTATTGTTCTCCAGAACCTGCCGATAATACATGCGTACCGTTGGGGCATCATCGATAATTAGGATCCGTTTCATAATGAACGCCTTATTTCAGCTTCTGATAGACAATGGCTTCTGGGAATTTCCGTACGGTAAACAACGAGGTAATCCGACTCATTGATTCCGAATGGCCCAGGCAGATGAAGCCACCCGGACGTAGGGCATTGAAAAGCGCCTCCGCCGCTACTCGGCGCGAGTCATCGTCATAATAAATCAACAGGTTGCGACAGAAGATCAAGTCAAATCCGCGATAGGCACGCATCTGAGTCAGGTCGGCGAGATTTACTTGGGTGAATTCTACCGACTCCTTCAGATCCTCCGCGATCTCATATCTCCCTGCCCCCACATTGCGAAAATACTTCTGACGAATGGCCATCGGCAGATGACTTAGAGAACGCTCCTCATATATCCCTTGGCGGGCCTTAGTCAGAATCTTTGTATCAATATCCGAAGCGACAAGTTCGATGCTGTAATTATCGACGGGGGGCCAGTGTTCGAGCAAATAAATGGCAATTGAATAGGGCTCCTCCCCGGAAGAGCTAGGAAGCGACCAGATACGGAGGGAATCATCTTGACGCCGGTGCTGGATCAATTCTGGTAGTAGGGATCGCACCATACATTGGAATTGATACTCTTCGCGAAAGAAATAGGTCTCATTGACCGTCATCAGGTTGATAAGAGTTTGTAACTCCTCACCCGAGGCTTGAAATCGCAAGGTGATAAAGTAGTTTCTGAAATTCTCGTTACCCGTAACCTCGATGCGTTCCAGTAAACGCTTGTCCACAAAATAACGTTTGTTGTCCTCGAAGAAGATACCGGTCTTACGATAGAAAAAATCCCGGAATTTCTGGAATTCCTCGTCGCTGATCGCAGGGATCGCGTTCGTAGTGGGTAAGAGAACAGATGACATGCCATTCACAGTAACGGCCTCAACGATTTTCTGCTCGGATGCGTCGTATCGCTACCTCAGTAGCAAAACGTAAGAAGGGATCTTGATTGAAGCGAGCGGGTAATGCTTCAAGGGCAGGTAATGTCTCCAATCCACCGACCTCGGTCAGGAGATCCACCGCCGTGGCGCATACATTGATGTGTTTGTCATTTTCGATCACCTCCCGTAACCATTGGGGCGTTTTGGGATGGCGTAGATTGGTCAGAACATTAATAGCAAAGATTCGGTAATCTGAATCAGTGTCGCGCAACATTGCTTCCATGTAGGGCGAAATTGCCTCGGGAAAATGTTGGAGGGCATTGATAACGCCATTGCGCAGTGCCGCGTCGTCACTACGTAGTAATGGTAAGAGCCCCTTGACCACGGTCGGATTGCCAATGTGGATCAGGCTGGTAAAAAGAGCCTCACGCACTGGGGCCTGGGTCTCTTGCTCCAGTTGTGCGCACAACCGATCCGCACTATCGGGATATCCACCGAGATCCAAGGCAGCCCAACGGCGAATTTCGGGGTCGTCTTCCGTCAGTTGCTCCAAAAGCCCTGCCTGATTGCGCGGGGCGCCACGATGATCGGGTTCGAGAGGGGTGGATCCCTTTTTGACCAATGCCATGGGTTGTCCTCGGTTAAAGTAGCCTATGAGTCAATATCGCGCCCCTAGAATGGTAGCGCGGCACGGGTCGGGAACGACGGCACCAAGGCTCTGTGTTTTAGTTTGGAGTGATTGTTGAAAAAAAGCATTGCACCGTCCTCATCACACAGCCAAAACTCATAGGCCCCCAGGGCAAAGTAAAGCTCCTTTTTTCATTCATCTCGTCCTGACTATTGGAGGGGGAAAGTATTTCAACGACAATTTCTGGCGCTTCTGGGTAGGGATTAGCAAGGTGGCGGCGTTTGATAAAGTTGCTACTCGCCCAAGCAACACCAGCTACGTTGACGCCTTCGTTGGTCTGGATGCTGCACTCCGTGATCGAAATTCCCTGTCTGCCTAATTCATCTAGCAAACGAGCCAGCTTCGCCTGGAAAAAACCTTGTCGGTTGGTAGCCGGGCTCATGACGATATTTCCCCAGCGATTGGTCTCAAATTGAAAGGGCAAGTCACACGAAATTGTGGGTTATCGCAGATCGCTTGCCAATTCATTGCTGATGCCTCCTTCCCGCCCAAAATCATTAATCGAGTCGGGTGACAACTATCTAAGCGGGCAAACGGGAAAGTCCAGCCTCGGCTAATCTATCCACAATCCAAGCGTCCACATTTTTACGCTCCCGTCTTGCTGCTCGAATTATCGCGGATTGGAGTTCGGGAGATATATTCAAAACAAGATATCCTGCATTAGGGCTATCAGGAGTCTTTCCTTGTTTGGCGCAAGACTCAAGATATTCATCAATGGAAATCTGGAACTCTTTCTTGAGTTCTTCAACGCTGGCGCCCTGGAAGACAATGAATTCGCGGCTATTAATCACCTCTCCGATAAAGGCCCCCACTTCCTCGTCGAACTCTATCCGCCCAATATAGCCTTTGTGTTCCAACATGGTTTTGTACCTGTTTAGATGACTGGCGTTGGTAACTCACGTTACTAGCTAACTCAAATTGCCACCTAGCGCGCATTTCTCCCTTCTCCCTTCGGGAGAGGGGCTTTTTCGTTTCTCACCGCATAGGTAGCAACGTGGGTTAGACTATTTAATCCAATTTCTTAGTTATCCATTCAATCGACCGATCAACTGGATGGCTACTTGGTGTGAGGGTAATACCAGATTTGCCCCGCCACGCTCTACCAATTCCGCCGGCATTCCGTAAACCACCGCTGTCTCTTCCGATTCTGCAATAGTCCAACCACCGCGTCGATGTAATTCTGTCATGGCCTCTGCACCGTCGTAGCCCATGCCGGTGAGTAAAACACCGATCAATTGCGTCGGGCGAAAGTGTTCCAGTGCACTCCGCATCAAAAGTTCTACAGAGGGATGCCAAAGGTATTGATTATTTTCTGGTACCGAGACCACATGAATCCCGCTACTTCGGGAACTCAATACCAGATCCGCCCCTCCCCGCCCGAGATAGACCATTCCCTGTGTTAGCAGCATAGGCCGCGTGACCTCCACCACCTGTAAACGACACAAGGCATCCATACGACGGGCAAATGCACCGGTGAAATTGGCTGGCATATGTTGGGCAATCACCACCGGCCAAGGAAAGTCCGCAGGAAGATTGGGCAGAATATCCTCCAAGGTTCGTGGTCCCCCGGTGGATACACCGATAACCACCAATCCCTTGCCACGTGCCATCATCGTCCCTCGTGAGGTTGTTACGGTCGCGGATGATGCTGGCCGTTTATCAACGTTTGTCCGACGGTTCTCCTCGCGAATCCGTTCGGCCAAACCCCGCGTTTTACGAATCCGTGCTTTGGAGGCAGTCCGCAATTTCGAGACGATCTCATCTCGTAACTGCTGAATATTGAGGGAGATAGTCCCCCCCGGTTTGCAAAGATAATCTACTGCCCCCAAAGCCAAGGCCTCAAAGGTAGCGATAGCGCCCTTCTCGGTAAGTGAAGATACCATCACCACTGGAGTCGGGCGCTCTACCATGATGCGACTCAAGGCCGTCAATCCATCCATGTCGGGCATATTGATGTCGAGGCTAATGACGTCAGGTTGGAAGTGATGCAACTCTTGGAGTGCCTCCACTCCATTGCGCGCCATGCAGACCTTGAAACCCGCCTCTTCGAGGATTTGTCCCAGATGCTTGCGCATCAAGGCTGAGTCATCGACAACCAATACTTTGATCATAGGCGGGGTTCACACTTAAATGCTATTTCGATTCTTATCCTTTGACCCGATTCAGCGCCTGGACTTCTTCTAAATCCAAAATCTGATCAATATCGAGCAACAGAATCATGCGTTTTTGTTTCTCTAGATTAGCCACGCGCCGAAATAGGCGTGCCGTTTCGCTAGAGAGATTAGGCGCTGGTTCGATAGCCTTGTGGGGGATCTTGAGCACCTCGGAGACCGAATCAACGATAAAGCCGATGCGCATTCCGTTTAGCATGAATACCATGATCCGCTGGCGATCATTACGTTCCAAGGACGGAAGGCCAAAACGCCGCCGTTGATCAATGACCGGCAGTACCGTACCGCGGAGGTTGATCACCCCCTCAATGAATCCCGGTGCCTTGGGTACGTGGGTGAGTTGCTCGGGTACCCGGACAATCTCCTGGACCGTACTAATGGGTACTCCATATTCCTCGGCAACCAGGCGGAAGACCACCATCTGTTCATCTTCTTCGGTGACGTTCACGGTTTGCACCTTTTCTTCCGTAGCCTCCTTCTTGTTCATCTCCGCTGCCGTATGCAGGGCATCACGCATCACATGGTGAGAAAACATTTTTTCCGCTGAGATGATCGACACCAAACGCTTGCCGTCATTAAGTCGACAGATCGAGGTAATCTCGCCCATATTACCGTCGCGGGCTAGAAGGGTGGGCATGTCATCGACAATTCGACGATTAACACGCAGCACCTCATTGACGGTGTCCATCACTACACCCACTGCCAAATGAGAATCACCGCTTTCGAGCGAGATCACCACGATGCGGTTATGCTCGTCAAGGCTCTGCATCTGCAGACTGAACATCCGCCGCAAACTTACCAGTGGCAATAATCGATTGCGCAGAGTCATTACTCCCAGGACATGACTCGGACTATTGGGCACATGGATAATCTGCTCCGGAACCTGGACAATCTCCTGGACCTGTTCAATGGCAATGGCGTATTCCTGCTTGGCCACCACAAAGCTGACCAGGTGGAGTTCGTCGTTCTCTTCGTGGGTGCTGGCATGAACGGTATCACGGGCTGTTTCTCCATTATCCGCGTCGTTATTGGTTTGGCTCCGTAGCAAATTGGCGAACCGTTCACGAATTAGCGTGGCAAAATCCAGGATCATCACCATGTCGTGACCGCTGACTCTTTTGAGCATTCCCGTCAGCAAGTCAGTATTCACGGTAGATTGAATGGCTTCCACGCCCTCAATCTGATCGGCTTCCACCGTGACGACACTGGCCACGCGGTCCACTACAAAACCTGCGGGGGTACCAAAATCGATGACCAGGGCGCGAGTAGCATCGTCGTGTGGCTTATCTTCAAAGCCAAAGAGGCGGCGCAAGCTAATGACGGGCAATACCTGTCCACGAAGATTGGCCAACCCCTCCAGACTGGGCGGGCTCATGGGTACGTGAACTACGGCAGGTACTCGGATAATCTCGCGCACTGGCGCCATGGGTACCGCAAAGATCTCTTTCCCGACAAAGAATGTGACGAATTGCCGCGCCTCAGTTGATTGGCCGGCATCTCCGCCGGCGACGGCATTTTTTTCAGTGGACATACTTTCTTCCTCCTCTCGGGGTAGACGCGCCGCGCCCCCTCGTCAGGGGGTCGCGACATGCTGCGAATTGATGCGTTTTTAAACGCTTTGCAATTCGTCAGCGAGAGAGGAAATCTCCTCGATAGCCGCTGCTAGCTCTTCTGCCCCTTGAGATTGCTGTTTGGCAGCAGCAGCGGCTTGACCAGAAGCCTGCTCGGCCTCGGTGGCGGCGGCGGCGACCTGTTCCACTCCCTTTTTTATTTCGACCAATGCCCCCACGATCTGCTCAGACGAAGCACTGATCTCTTGATTACCCTTGAGCACCTCGCCCATATCAGCGTCCATCGTGACCAGGCTTGCGGCAATTGGTTTGGTTTTTTCAACCTCGGCTGCGGCGTTGTTGGCAATTGCTTCCAAATCACGGCGTACCGCGCCAATCTGATCTTGGATCGATTTCACCATATCTTTGATACGGTCGGCGTTTTCCGCCGAGTCGTGGGCCAGGTTGCGAATATCGGTGCTAACCACAACGAAACCTTTGCCGAATTCTCCGGCACGGGCTGCTTCGATAGCGCCATTGACCGCGAGCATGTTGGTTTGAATCGACACGGTAGTAATCGAATCGACGATCTTGTCGATGCGTCGACTCACCAATTCCAGTGCGTTGATTTGCTCGCCGCTCTTGCGGGTATCTACCAATGCTTGCTCCACTCCTTCGACCAGCTCTTCCACCGCTTTCTTTCCCTGACGCATCACTCCTTGGATAGCGGTACTCCGTTCCACTGCTGCGTTGGCATTTTTGGTGGAGAGTTGGGCACTCTTTTCGATTTCAGTGACGGCTGCGGCAGATTCCTGGGCCGCCGACGATTGCTGCGCGGATCCTTTGCGAATCTGATCGAGAGCGGTGGAGATCTGCGCAGCGGCACGGTTGATCTCCTGCACTGCGGAAGACAATTCTCCGGCTGCGGAGGCAACCTCCTCAGCGCTCTTCGTGATGTCAGTACTATTTTTCAAATCCTCGGCCAGCCCCGAAAGATCCTGGGCGGCCTGTTCGGATTGGGAGAGGGCCTGATTTTGTTGGTCAATAGTCTTGACCGCTTCCTCACAGGCGGCGGATTGTTCCTGGGACGCTGCGGCAATTGCCTCCGCGCCTTTTTGGGCATCGCCGGCGGCTTGGTTGGCTTCCAGGGCACCGGTGAGGATCTGCTGCGCCCCGGTCATGATGGTGGCTAGATCGCCGCGTATCAGGTCAAGCTGTTGGGTGATGATGCTGCCCTTCTCGGCCTCGCTCTTAATGCTATCCGCCGAACGAATGATGCCATCGGAGATGACTTTGACCTCACTCTGGATCTGGCCGACCAGGTCTTGAATCTCTTTGGCGCTTTTTTCTGAGGTCTCAGCAAGCGTCCGCACCTCGTCAGCTACTACCGCGAACCCCTTACCATGCTGACCAGCGCGGGCGGCTTCGATAGCGGCGTTGAGTGCGAGCAGGTTGGTTTGGTCGGCGATACGGGCCACTGCCTTGACGATGTCGCCGATATTGGCGGCCTGACGTTCCAGTTCTGCTACCAACTTGACCGATCCGGTCTGCTGTTCCGCCGCAGCAGTCACGGCGACGACGGTCTTGGCAATCTCGCCGCTAACCCGGTTGGTGAGGTCCTGAAGCGCTTGAGACTTGTGGAGGGAGACCTCGGCGCCCCTCATCTGGGTAGTGATGGCCCCGGCGACCCGATTGACTCCCCGCAACGATTCCTGAGCCGCGCCGGAGGCCTCTTCGGCACCGGTCGAGATCTGATCCATGGCGCGTTTGAGTTCCTCAGCGGCCGAGGCGGCCTCGTTGATACCACTCGAGAGCTGGGTAGTGGCCGAGGCGATACGCTCCGCCGCTTGTTGCTGCTTGGCCAGGGTTCGTGCACGTTTACGCTCGGCCTCGGCCTGTTGAATCGTCTGCTGACGGGCGCCTCCTGCTGCGGTCCCCGCAGTTGTCCCTGTTGCTGCCCCACCGTTTGGCGTGGAGTTTCCAGTTTTCTGAAGAGTTTTTTTGACCAACGCCATCACACACCTCGCATTTTTAACAGCATTATCAATAAGTGAGCTCCCAGTTAAAAAAACTACCGGTAACTTGGAACGCACACGACCCACTATCCATACCAATTATATGCAGAAATGTTCTTTATCCATTATATTGACCACCTATTAGAGTTCATTTCTCGTTTTTCTTGAGATACGGAAAAATCACATTGGATTTAATGAGTTAGATGTTTACGTTATGCTAACGTTAATGAACTTTGAGTTAGTATTACCGCCCAGCATAAGGAACCTTTTAAGTGTAATTGATACAGCTATGCCAAACGCTGGCCAATTTCGTGGATCGCGCTGTATTTAAAATTCAAAACAAACAAATCCCGACAGACACAGTGGTTTCAATATTGGTTAGTTACAGCACTTTTTGATATTGAATAGTTACTTGTTACTTTTTTTACCAACATTTCATCCGTCCATATTAGATCTAGTGATCGGAATAATGAATATGAATAGTTAGGTAGCGATCCGAAATGGCGGCCAACTACTTTATTAAGGGGCGGTCCAATTTTGTTAACCCCTTCCTCTGTAGAGTAGCAAGGGGCGCAGTTGTTATTGTAGAGCTGAGCGCCGATAGCAACTGTATTATCAGCGGCGTGGCTCAGCAGTGAAATTGTTGCAAAAACAAAAGTGATTGTAAAACCTAAAGAGGTATGTGTGGTGGGTTTCATATAGCTACCGGTTTTACATTACTGAGGTGTAACGGGTAGAAAGTCTTTTGTTATGAAGGCGGCAATCTTTCTCGTAAGCTAAGAAACATTGTATATAGCAAAGCCATTATAAAGCGATTAAACCCACGACACATTCAATTGATTTCCGTCGCAAAGTGTTCGCCATACAAGAACAAGAACAGCTCACCTACGCAGAAATCGCAAGCCGCTTTGGAATTGGGATTGGGATTGGGATTGGGATTGCCACTTTGACGCGGTGGCGTTCACGCCTGGAACCAAAACTAACTCGTGACAAACCCGCCACGAAAATTAATAGGGAATCGCTGGCGCGTGATGTTGCAATGCACCCTGACGCCTATCAATTCGAGCGAGCTAAACGTTTAGGGGTGAGTAGGAGCGGCATTGGTCAAGCATTAAAACGCATGAGAATCAGCTATAAGAAAAAAACACTATCACACCCAAAAGCAAATGAAGAGAAGAGAACAGCCTTTCAAGAGCGAATGGAAGTATATGAAGCAGAAGGGAGAAGCATAGTTTTTGTCGATGAGGCTGGATTCGCGGTGGATATGCCACGCCGCAATGGCTACGCGCCGATTGGCAAGCGTTGCGTTGGCAAGCAAGATTGGAATGCTAAAGGGCGAGTGAACGCCATTGGAGCGTTGATTGGTATGTGTCTAGTCACGGCAACGCTCTTTACCGGGACCATCAATAGTAATGTGTTTTACTCTTGGATCACCCAAGATTTACTCCCAAAACTTCCTCCCAATTGCGTTCTTGTGATGGATAACGCAACTTTTCATAAACGATTGAACATTCAACAATCCATCAAAAATGCGGGCCATATTCTGGGATATTTACCCCCCTTATTCGCCAGATTTCAATCCCATCGAACATAAGTGGGCGCAATCTGAACCAGTCCCCTCTTCTGCGGCCTACTCCCTTCCCGTTTACGGGGAGGGCTGGGGAGGGGGCAAGTAGGTGGCAACTTGAGTTATTCTTAATTCTTATTTTAATTCCTTCACGAAGCACCTTTGGTGGTCGTCCGCGACGACCAGAACGAAATACCTCGCAACAAATTCCGAATAACAAATTTCCATAACGGCGCTCACCATCCGTAACTAATGTAATGTCCCTTGTTTGCTCAACAACATTCCTAAGAATCTGTATTGCATAGAAAAACAGTGCGCGATCCTTTTTTCCACACCCTAATGCCCAAATAAAACGACTAGCACGCTCCATCAGCATAATCGTCCAGCCTTCGCTCTCTTCCACCGGAACGTTCTTATTTACTTTTGTGTAT
Protein-coding regions in this window:
- a CDS encoding two-component system, chemotaxis family, sensor kinase CheA codes for the protein MTPLLAQFIAETRDQLENTGQGLLAIEQNPDDIARINEVFRAAHTIKGSSGLFEFPAITRLVHASEDLLDALRAHDVVFMPEMMDLLLDAFDHVSRWIDDIERHEQLSPESEPAARDLSNRLRAFLPGAQAVAMTAESAAIKVDLSWIGSLPESERFELFDRLQACGDPVILFDYTPDQQCFFAGDDPFFLVRQVPGLVSFRVRATEPWAPLAELDAYRCILRFSGVSSGPRSAVEERFRYVPDQVTVAAASPVVLVVPAGGPNGGPVYDDFVGDAIAHLERQDWQGLRRITSTLLEITNPDLWAASALRWFKRLLDVPQPDESALRLLLTAIPERRGPDWSTWRASGESTMTESEESAPTTPVVAVTALQRIVTPAEQAVFVEVVRQQARILALPVEPELWVGRIGSVRQVLENALRFVDRCNEFNAVDEACETVLETRATDALGALLTRLAPESATVIEVKEDVRPEEATTERDKSVTKILKVDQQKIDQLMDLIGELIVAKNSLPYLAQRAERIFGVRDLAREIKEQYAVIHRIAQGLQGSIMQVRMMPVANIFQRFPRLVRDLSRKLGKKIKLVIEGEDTEADKNVIEALADPLIHILRNSLDHGIEPPEDRVVIGKPEEGTIRVAAHQENENVVIEISDDGRGVDAAAVLRKARERGLVDEEKAATMSEEEAVQLIFAPGLSTAETLSDVSGRGVGMDVVRASVEHLGGSVKLASRFGQGTTIQLVLPLSMAVTQVMAALLDGRLIGIPIDLVLETVRLPITRIFIIKDRETFVLRERIVPLVRLRKLLELEDSEGDEEELAVLVVRVRGEPVGLIVDQFREGVEILLKPLEGVLASLSGYSGTALLGDGSVMLVLNLKELL
- a CDS encoding putative chemotaxis regulator CheY (Evidence 3 : Putative function from multiple computational evidences), which gives rise to MKRILIIDDAPTVRMYYRQVLENNSFSVAEASNGVEGLEKAFTESFDLLIVDVNMPVMDGYALLRAVRCEPTLCKIPAIMISTEADEKDANAAYSVGANYYLVKPVKPADLVLYARLLTGESGA
- the cheR gene encoding Chemotaxis protein methyltransferase 2, whose translation is MNGMSSVLLPTTNAIPAISDEEFQKFRDFFYRKTGIFFEDNKRYFVDKRLLERIEVTGNENFRNYFITLRFQASGEELQTLINLMTVNETYFFREEYQFQCMVRSLLPELIQHRRQDDSLRIWSLPSSSGEEPYSIAIYLLEHWPPVDNYSIELVASDIDTKILTKARQGIYEERSLSHLPMAIRQKYFRNVGAGRYEIAEDLKESVEFTQVNLADLTQMRAYRGFDLIFCRNLLIYYDDDSRRVAAEALFNALRPGGFICLGHSESMSRITSLFTVRKFPEAIVYQKLK
- a CDS encoding HEAT repeat domain-containing protein, coding for MALVKKGSTPLEPDHRGAPRNQAGLLEQLTEDDPEIRRWAALDLGGYPDSADRLCAQLEQETQAPVREALFTSLIHIGNPTVVKGLLPLLRSDDAALRNGVINALQHFPEAISPYMEAMLRDTDSDYRIFAINVLTNLRHPKTPQWLREVIENDKHINVCATAVDLLTEVGGLETLPALEALPARFNQDPFLRFATEVAIRRIRAENR
- a CDS encoding hypothetical protein (Evidence 5 : Unknown function), translated to MSPATNRQGFFQAKLARLLDELGRQGISITECSIQTNEGVNVAGVAWASSNFIKRRHLANPYPEAPEIVVEILSPSNSQDEMNEKRSFTLPWGPMSFGCVMRTVQCFFSTITPN
- a CDS encoding Toxin-antitoxin system HicB family antitoxin encodes the protein MLEHKGYIGRIEFDEEVGAFIGEVINSREFIVFQGASVEELKKEFQISIDEYLESCAKQGKTPDSPNAGYLVLNISPELQSAIIRAARRERKNVDAWIVDRLAEAGLSRLPA
- the cheB gene encoding Protein-glutamate methylesterase/protein-glutamine glutaminase 3, whose amino-acid sequence is MIKVLVVDDSALMRKHLGQILEEAGFKVCMARNGVEALQELHHFQPDVISLDINMPDMDGLTALSRIMVERPTPVVMVSSLTEKGAIATFEALALGAVDYLCKPGGTISLNIQQLRDEIVSKLRTASKARIRKTRGLAERIREENRRTNVDKRPASSATVTTSRGTMMARGKGLVVIGVSTGGPRTLEDILPNLPADFPWPVVIAQHMPANFTGAFARRMDALCRLQVVEVTRPMLLTQGMVYLGRGGADLVLSSRSSGIHVVSVPENNQYLWHPSVELLMRSALEHFRPTQLIGVLLTGMGYDGAEAMTELHRRGGWTIAESEETAVVYGMPAELVERGGANLVLPSHQVAIQLIGRLNG
- a CDS encoding purine-binding chemotaxis protein CheW, giving the protein MSTEKNAVAGGDAGQSTEARQFVTFFVGKEIFAVPMAPVREIIRVPAVVHVPMSPPSLEGLANLRGQVLPVISLRRLFGFEDKPHDDATRALVIDFGTPAGFVVDRVASVVTVEADQIEGVEAIQSTVNTDLLTGMLKRVSGHDMVMILDFATLIRERFANLLRSQTNNDADNGETARDTVHASTHEENDELHLVSFVVAKQEYAIAIEQVQEIVQVPEQIIHVPNSPSHVLGVMTLRNRLLPLVSLRRMFSLQMQSLDEHNRIVVISLESGDSHLAVGVVMDTVNEVLRVNRRIVDDMPTLLARDGNMGEITSICRLNDGKRLVSIISAEKMFSHHVMRDALHTAAEMNKKEATEEKVQTVNVTEEDEQMVVFRLVAEEYGVPISTVQEIVRVPEQLTHVPKAPGFIEGVINLRGTVLPVIDQRRRFGLPSLERNDRQRIMVFMLNGMRIGFIVDSVSEVLKIPHKAIEPAPNLSSETARLFRRVANLEKQKRMILLLDIDQILDLEEVQALNRVKG
- a CDS encoding methyl-accepting chemotaxis protein codes for the protein MALVKKTLQKTGNSTPNGGAATGTTAGTAAGGARQQTIQQAEAERKRARTLAKQQQAAERIASATTQLSSGINEAASAAEELKRAMDQISTGAEEASGAAQESLRGVNRVAGAITTQMRGAEVSLHKSQALQDLTNRVSGEIAKTVVAVTAAAEQQTGSVKLVAELERQAANIGDIVKAVARIADQTNLLALNAAIEAARAGQHGKGFAVVADEVRTLAETSEKSAKEIQDLVGQIQSEVKVISDGIIRSADSIKSEAEKGSIITQQLDLIRGDLATIMTGAQQILTGALEANQAAGDAQKGAEAIAAASQEQSAACEEAVKTIDQQNQALSQSEQAAQDLSGLAEDLKNSTDITKSAEEVASAAGELSSAVQEINRAAAQISTALDQIRKGSAQQSSAAQESAAAVTEIEKSAQLSTKNANAAVERSTAIQGVMRQGKKAVEELVEGVEQALVDTRKSGEQINALELVSRRIDKIVDSITTVSIQTNMLAVNGAIEAARAGEFGKGFVVVSTDIRNLAHDSAENADRIKDMVKSIQDQIGAVRRDLEAIANNAAAEVEKTKPIAASLVTMDADMGEVLKGNQEISASSEQIVGALVEIKKGVEQVAAAATEAEQASGQAAAAAKQQSQGAEELAAAIEEISSLADELQSV